In Bacteroidales bacterium, the sequence ACTCGGACCTGTTACTTGGCAAAATTTTGCAGGATTTAATGATTATGCGTATAATCCGGGTATGGGATTAATCCGCCCAGATGTTTGTGCTCCGGGAGTAGATGTTAAATCCCTTACTCATGATTCAAATACCGGATACACTTATATGAGCGGTACATCAATGGCAACTCCCGGTGTAGCCGGTGTAATGGCTTTGATGTTATCTAAAAATCCGGAACTAACCCCGGCTGAAATAGATTTCATCCTTGAAACTACAGCAGTACCATTGTCAGAGAATAAGAGCAATACTTTCGGCTCCGGAAGAATAAATGCTTATGATGCTGTTAATGCCGTAGAGATTGGCCCGATTTCTGTACACGGAATTGTAATTGATGACTCCCAAGGCAATAACAATGGAAATGCAAATCCAGGTGAAACCATCAAGCTAAATGTTAGTTTGATTAATGAAAGCGATAGTCCTGTAAATAACGTTTCAGCTACAATATATTCTAATAGTGAGTATGTAAACATTATTAATAATAATGCTGTTTTCGGTAATATTGCATCTAATGAAATTAAAACGGTTGACAATGCTTTTTCATTTTTACTACTTCCATCTGCACCTGCAAGTAAAAAAATTACTTTTAATATGGAAATAGAAACAGAAAGTGATTCATATTCTAATAGCTTTTTTATTACTTCATATGATTATGAATTAGGGTTTAGTTATTTGTTAATAGATGACGCCTTAGAAAATAATAATGGAATTTTAGAGCCGGGTGAAACCGCTAATATAGAAGTAAATATAATTAACTCTGGAAATGAATCTGTATTAGAACTTAACGGATTGTTGTCCTCACTTTCAGATGAAATTACTATTAATTCAAATACTGCTTCTTATGGAGATTTAAACGCATCTCAATCCAAAGCAGGAATATTTAATGTTACATTAAGTTCTTCTGCCTCACCTGAAAACATTAATATTCCGTTCCAACTTCTACTTACCGATGTAAACGGAAGAACAACTAATGTAAATTTTGTTTATCAAAATAAGTGCAATGTTATTTTTGATCTTTCTGATGATTGGGGAGATGGTTGGAATGGTAACGCAATAATTGTATCTTTTGATGATGGAACTCCATCGCAATCTCTCACAATTAATAATGGAAGTATTGCCGTTCATACTTTAGAAATTTCTTCAGGAGTAAATGTCAGTCTTACCTGGCAGGCCGGCAATTATGCTTATGAGTGTTTTTATGATATATATTATGAGAATGGAAGTATGATTTATTCGGGTTCAGGTAATCCGGGTTCCGGAGTTTTCTTTTCATGGATAAATGATTGTCAAGGAACAAATATTGAATGTGATCCGGTTCAGAATTTAAATATTAATGTTGTTGAATCATTGGCTAATATAACATGGGAAGCCCCGTCTTCAGGAACCCCGGTGTCTTATAAAATATACCAGGGATCAGACTTAATTGAAACTACAACTAATACTTCATATACGTCCGAGATTATTATGGGTTTAAACGAATTTTGTGTATATGCGGTTTATGATCAGTGTGTATCAGAATCTGTTTGTGAGATAATTAATTTCCCATTTGATTTAGTAGCAACATCAATATCCGATTCTGAAATTAAATTGGAATGGGATTATGTAAATATTGGTAGCGGAACAACATTCAATATATATAGAGATGATAATGTTATTGCTTCCGGAATTG encodes:
- a CDS encoding S8 family serine peptidase, with product MKKILLFFSIIIVFINGYSQNIPKIDPELQKEMQLMDNEDLVKVNIVMKAQYDQFELRNKTNVLKTKEDKRDFVVSELKKYSKEEQRIVADYLDFFSKSSNVKEIKSHWLYNGIDCYATKNAIEEIASLEDVLTIGLEQMHYALFDNEKPKPAEAGSKEITYNVTKVRANDVWDELGVTGEGIIVSVLDSGVNYNHNDIKNQMWQSAEYPYHGYNFINNNNDPMDDHSHGTHCAGTVAGNGASGSQTGMAPDATIMAIKILNSGGGGTVSGTCSGIEFSVEHGAHILSMSIGWALGMLSDAERIMFRTTMANTLEAGVVASVAAGNEGDRLYTYPIPNNVRTPGNCPPPWLHPDQTIEGGLTCVVCVGATDSNDNIADFSSLGPVTWQNFAGFNDYAYNPGMGLIRPDVCAPGVDVKSLTHDSNTGYTYMSGTSMATPGVAGVMALMLSKNPELTPAEIDFILETTAVPLSENKSNTFGSGRINAYDAVNAVEIGPISVHGIVIDDSQGNNNGNANPGETIKLNVSLINESDSPVNNVSATIYSNSEYVNIINNNAVFGNIASNEIKTVDNAFSFLLLPSAPASKKITFNMEIETESDSYSNSFFITSYDYELGFSYLLIDDALENNNGILEPGETANIEVNIINSGNESVLELNGLLSSLSDEITINSNTASYGDLNASQSKAGIFNVTLSSSASPENINIPFQLLLTDVNGRTTNVNFVYQNKCNVIFDLSDDWGDGWNGNAIIVSFDDGTPSQSLTINNGSIAVHTLEISSGVNVSLTWQAGNYAYECFYDIYYENGSMIYSGSGNPGSGVFFSWINDCQGTNIECDPVQNLNINVVESLANITWEAPSSGTPVSYKIYQGSDLIETTTNTSYTSEIIMGLNEFCVYAVYDQCVSESVCEIINFPFDLVATSISDSEIKLEWDYVNIGSGTTFNIYRDDNVIASGIVSKEYNDIELVAATEYCYIVTAVSDGIESLPSDESCVTTYTGIEDYNGSLKVYPNPSNSIINIEGENVKEITVLNSVGQLVKIVSVQDNKTSFDVSQFKSGHYIIKVLYNDDKIENIKVVVNK